One stretch of Cydia fagiglandana chromosome 18, ilCydFagi1.1, whole genome shotgun sequence DNA includes these proteins:
- the LOC134673606 gene encoding salivary glue protein Sgs-3-like, translating into TNTITAEVARIHTTKANITPATKTTASITTTKVTPHITSPSSKVPTNPATPPITTTPTTSKATTPKPTTKTITTPTTTTATKFTTKTTTSPTTTTTTKPTTKTRTTTTTTKPTTKTTTTTTTTKPTTKTTTTPTTTTTTKPTTKITTTPTTTTKSTTKTTTTTTTTKPTTKTTTTPTTTTKPTTKTTTTTTTTKPTTKTTTTTTTTKPTTKTTTTTTTTKPTTKTTTTPTTTTTIKPTTKTTTTTTTTKPITKTTRTTTTTKPSTKTTTTTTTTKPTTKTTTTPTTTTTIKPTTKTTTTTTTTKPITKTTSTTTTTKPTTKTTTTTTTTKPTTKTTTTPTTTTTTKPITKTTTTTTTTKPTTKTTTTTTTTKPTTKTTTTRTTTKPTRKKKRSKKPRHRKSTTTADIPYY; encoded by the coding sequence ACCAACACAATTACAGCTGAAGTAGCTAGGATTCACACTACTAAGGCTAATATTACACCTGCTACAAAAACAACTGCCAGCATAACCACTACTAAAGTAACTCCTCACATTACCAGTCCTTCATCCAAAGTACCTACAAATCCCGCTACCCCTCCTATTACTACCACTCCTACCACTTCCAAAGCAACAACTCCCAAACCTACAACTAAGACAATCACCACTCCTACTACTACAACGGCTACCAAATTTACAACTAAGACAACTACCTCTCCTACCACTACAACGACAACCAAACCTACAACTAAGACAAGAACTACTACAACGACTACCAAACCTACAACTAAGACAACTACCACTACAACGACAACCAAACCTACAACTAAGACAACTACCACTCCTACCACTACAACGACAACTAAACCTACAACTAAGATAACTACCACTCCTACCACTACAACCAAATCTACAACTAAGACAACTACCACTACAACGACTACCAAACCTACAACTAAGACAACTACCACTCCTACCACTACAACCAAACCTACAACTAAGACAACTACCACTACAACGACTACCAAACCTACAACTAAGACAACTACTACTACAACGACTACCAAACCTACAACTAAGACAACTACTACTACAACGACTACCAAACCTACAACTAAGACAACTACCACTCCTACCACTACAACGACAATCAAACCTACAACTAAAACAACTACCACTACAACGACAACCAAACCTATAACTAAGACAACTCGCACTACAACGACTACTAAACCTTCAACTAAGACAACTACTACTACAACGACTACCAAACCTACAACTAAGACAACTACCACTCCTACCACTACAACGACAATCAAACCTACAACTAAAACAACTACCACTACAACGACAACCAAACCTATAACTAAGACAACTAGCACTACAACGACTACCAAACCTACAACTAAGACAACTACTACTACAACGACTACCAAACCTACAACTAAGACAACTACCACTCCTACCACTACAACGACAACCAAACCTATAACTAAGACAACTACCACTACAACGACTACCAAACCTACAACTAAGACAACTACCACTACAACGACTACCAAACCTACAACTAAGACAACTACCACTAGAACGACTACCAAACCTACAAGAAAGAAGAAAAGGTCAAAGAAACCTCGCCACCGGAAATCTACCACCACTGCGGACATTCcttattattag